Proteins found in one Hevea brasiliensis isolate MT/VB/25A 57/8 chromosome 18, ASM3005281v1, whole genome shotgun sequence genomic segment:
- the LOC131176050 gene encoding metalloendoproteinase 1-like produces the protein MSFFLTNTMAPKFPFFYLLIAFLFLTIQPFVSQSRILKSEDQTLKSLQILEEVHKGQTIAGLNKVKKYLNKFGFYANPNDSNLTDDFDDHLESALKTYQKYYHLNITGSLNSNTIKKMMIPRCGVPDDITNLTSLNQSLYNFPSGFPRWSEFELTYSFSSSVPDDQDFRSAFAQAFQSWEGASQFKFKEASADETVNIVIGFYSGDHGDGVPFDGPGRVLAHSFFPQDGRSHYDADESWSTNPDMNHMDLESVALHELGHVLGLAHSQDPNAVMHSGIAPGTIKRDLTQDDIQGIQALYPN, from the coding sequence ATGTCATTCTTCCTTACAAATACAATGGCTCCTAAATTCCCCTTCTTCTATCTTTTGATAGCCTTCCTCTTTCTTACAATCCAACCGTTTGTGTCTCAGTCCAGAATCTTGAAATCTGAGGACCAAACTTTGAAATCCCTTCAAATTTTGGAGGAAGTCCACAAGGGCCAAACAATTGCTGGGCTCAATAAAGTGAAAAAATACCTCAACAAATTTGGATTCTATGCAAATCCAAATGATAGCAATCTAACCGATGATTTTGATGATCACTTGGAGTCTGCACTCAAAACGTACCAAAAATATTATCATCTCAACATTACTGGAAGCCTCAACTCCAATACCATTAAAAAAATGATGATCCCTCGATGTGGAGTTCCTGATGATATCACCAATCTCACATCCCTGAACCAGTCCCTTTATAATTTCCCAAGTGGGTTTCCAAGATGGTCTGAGTTTGAACTCACCTACTCGTTCAGCTCCAGTGTCCCTGATGATCAAGATTTCAGGTCAGCTTTTGCACAAGCTTTTCAGAGCTGGGAAGGTGCATCCCAATTCAAGTTTAAAGAAGCATCAGCTGATGAAACAGTAAATATTGTGATTGGGTTTTACAGTGGTGATCATGGGGATGGAGTGCCTTTTGATGGGCCTGGCAGGGTTTTGGCTCATTCTTTTTTCCCACAAGATGGAAGGTCCCATTATGATGCAGATGAGAGTTGGAGTACAAATCCTGACATGAACCACATGGACTTGGAATCTGTGGCTCTTCATGAATTAGGTCACGTTCTTGGACTTGCACATAGTCAAGATCCAAATGCTGTTATGCACTCAGGAATTGCGCCTGGAACTATCAAAAGGGATCTCACACAAGATGATATTCAAGGCATACAAGCCCTGTATCCTAATTAA